One Miscanthus floridulus cultivar M001 chromosome 11, ASM1932011v1, whole genome shotgun sequence DNA window includes the following coding sequences:
- the LOC136493169 gene encoding uncharacterized protein, which produces MATAAAAARFVNYPLVAALLAFAVAQSSKFFTTWYKDGRWDARQFIASGGMPSSHSATVTALAVAVGIQEGFRSATFATALVFACVVMHDAFGVRLHAGKQAEVLNQIVYELPEEHPLSETKPLREILGHTVPQVVAGCILGILMAVVMHLALGSS; this is translated from the exons ATGGCgacggccgccgccgcagcgCGCTTTGTGAACTACCCGCTCGTCGCGGCGCTCCTCGCGTTCGCCGTCGCGCAGtcctccaagttcttcaccacCTG gtACAAAGATGGCCGGTGGGACGCCAGACAGTTTATAGCTTCTGGGGGGATGCCATCATCCCACTCAGCTACAGTGACTGCACTTGCAGTGGCTGTGGGAATCCAAGAAGGCTTTCGTAGTGCAACCTTTGCAACCGCACTGGTCTTTGCATGCGTG GTTATGCATGATGCTTTTGGAGTTCGGTTACATGCCGGAAAGCAGGCAGAG GTGCTGAATCAAATTGTCTATGAGCTACCAGAAGAACACCCATTATCCGAGACAAAGCCATTGCGTGAAATCCTTGGACATACTGTTCCTCAG GTTGTGGCCGGTTGCATCCTTGGAATCCTCATGGCTGTCGTTATGCACTTGGCTCTCGGGAGTTCTTAG
- the LOC136493426 gene encoding malate synthase, glyoxysomal-like: MAASTTAAPAPCYDAPEGVDVRGRYDREFAGILTRDALAFVAGLQREFRGAVRYAMEQRREAQRRYDTGELPRFDPATRLVRDGDWACAPVPPGVADRTVEITGPAEPRKMVINALNSGAKVFMADFEDALSPTWENLMHGQVNLRDAVAGTITFRDAARGREYKLNDGTAKLFVRPRGWHLPEAHILIDGELAIGCLVDFGLYFFHNHAAFRAAQGAGFGPFFYLPKMEHSREARIWNGVFQRAEKAAGIEPGSIRATVLVETLPAVFQMNEILHELREHSAGLNCGRWDYIFSYVKTFRAHPDRLLPDRALVGMAQHFMRSYSHLLIHTCHRRGVHAMGGMAAQIPIKDDAAANEAALELVRKDKLREVCAGHDGTWAAHPGLIPAIREVFEGHLGGRPNQIGDVAGHEGAGVKEEDLIQPPRGARTVDGLRLNVRVGVQYLAAWLAGSGSVPLYNLMEDAATAEISRVQNWQWLHHGAALDAGGVEVRATPELLARVVEEEMARVEAEVGHERFRKGRYEEAGRIFSRQCTAPELDDFLTLDAYNLIVAHHPAIEIRTGDLQT, encoded by the exons ATGGCTGCGAGCAccacggcggcgccggcgccatgCTACGACGCGCCGGAGGGCGTGGACGTCCGCGGCCGGTACGACCGTGAGTTCGCGGGCATCCTCACCCGCGACGCGCTGGCCTTCGTGGCCGGCCTGCAGCGCGAGTTCCGCGGCGCCGTCCGCTACGCCATGGAGCAGCGGCGGGAGGCCCAGCGGCGGTACGACACCGGCGAGCTGCCGCGGTTCGACCCGGCCACGAGGCTCGTGCGCGACGGGGACTGGGCGTGCGCGCCCGTGCCTCCGGGGGTGGCCGACCGCACCGTGGAGATCACGGGCCCCGCCGAGCCGCGGAAGATGGTCATCAACGCGCTCAACTCCGGCGCCAAGGTCTTCATG GCTGACTTCGAGGACGCGCTGTCGCCGACGTGGGAGAACCTGATGCACGGGCAGGTCAACCTGCGGGACGCCGTGGCTGGCACCATCACCTTCCGCGACGCGGCGCGCGGGCGGGAGTACAAGCTCAACGACGGAACCGCCAAGCTCTTCGTCCGCCCCCGCGGCTGGCACCTCCCCGAGGCGCACATCCTCATCGACGGCGAGCTGGCCATCGGCTGCCTCGTCGACTTCGGCCTCTACTTCTTCCACAACCACGCTGCCTTCCGCGCCGCCCAGGGCGCCGGCTTCGGCCCATTCTTTTACCTGCCCAAGATGGAGCACTCCAG GGAAGCGAGGATATGGAACGGGGTGTTCCAGAGAGCGGAGAAAGCTGCTGGGATCGAGCCGGGGAGCATCCGGGCGACGGTGCTGGTGGAGACGCTGCCGGCGGTCTTCCAGATGAACGAGATCCTGCACGAGCTGCGCGAGCACTCGGCGGGGCTCAACTGCGGCCGCTGGGACTACATCTTCAGCTACGTCAAGACGTTCCGCGCCCACCCGGACCGCCTCCTCCCAGACCGCGCCCTGGTCGGCATGGCCCAGCACTTCATGCGCTCCTACTCCCACCTCCTCATCCACACCTGCCACCGCCGCGGCGTCCACGCCATGGGCGGCATG GCGGCTCAGATTCCGATCAAGGACGACGCGGCGGCGAACGAGGCGGCGCTGGAGCTGGTGCGCAAGGACAAGCTGAGGGAGGTGTGCGCGGGGCACGACGGCACGTGGGCGGCTCACCCGGGGCTCATCCCGGCGATCCGGGAGGTCTTCGAGGGCCACCTCGGCGGGAGGCCGAACCAGATCGGGGACGTCGCGGGGCACGAGGGCGCCGGCGTCAAAGAGGAGGACCTCATCCAGCCGCCGCGGGGCGCGCGCACCGTGGACGGCCTGCGGCTCAACGTCCGCGTGGGCGTGCAGTACCTCGCGGCGTGGCTGGCCGGCTCCGGCTCCGTCCCGCTGTACAACCTGATGGAGGACGCGGCCACGGCGGAGATCAGCCGCGTCCAGAACTGGCAGTGGCTGCACCACGGCGCGGCGCTGGacgccggcggcgtggaggtgcGCGCGACGCCGGAGCTGCTCGCACGCGTCGTCGAGGAGGAGATGGCCAGGGTGGAGGCAGAGGTCGGCCACGAGAGGTTCCGGAAGGGGCGGTACGAGGAGGCAGGCAGGATCTTCAGCCGGCAGTGCACCGCGCCGGAGCTGGACGACTTCCTCACGCTCGACGCGTACAACCTCATCGTGGCGCACCATCCAG CCATCGAAATAAGGACGGGTGACCTTCAAACATGA